Proteins encoded within one genomic window of Mesobacillus subterraneus:
- the selB gene encoding selenocysteine-specific translation elongation factor has translation MSKRYFTIGMAGHIDHGKTSLTKALTNVDTDRLKEEKERQISIELGFAPLYEDEELQISVVDVPGHERFIRQMIAGVAGIDLVVLVVAADEGVMPQTREHLDILGFLGIRSGIIAITKIDRVEEEFVELVKDDILGELEGTVFENAPFMMVDSLSKKGIHELKELIIEMLKEQEMRDAKGAFRLPIDQVFTVKGQGTVVRGTVYEGTVEEGQLLKVMPSGLEVRARQLQVHHQSAKAAFAGQRAAINLSGVSKDDLERGEVLVSSEHFIVTNTIDVAIRVVEDLEHLVKQRTPIKCHIGTAEVMGRIVFFDRNELKEDNGEILCQLRLDEKIVTKRGDRFIVRRPSPQETIGGGWVIDPRGNKYRFGKQTIEELEKKKAGTPIERINAALYEAKSLSVEDLIKRTALDEGSILANLNDDQFVQISNKEYALSAVVEVIEEDIKDRLEDFHQENSMRTGMNKAELLQSLQKSFSKILLEFIIDNGINKGLFCRKEQYIYLASFVPNVPKNWVKRTENMLNELKADGMKVAYLNDYIKNAGIPDSIAVELRRFLEDQGEIVMLDDQYAWYGTHFADAVERLRNHTGDEFEVPQAKEAVELSRKYMIPFLERLDSLGYTRRVENKRVWRK, from the coding sequence TTGAGCAAGAGGTATTTTACCATTGGGATGGCAGGGCATATTGACCACGGCAAAACGTCGCTGACCAAGGCGTTGACGAACGTCGATACGGACCGCCTGAAAGAAGAAAAAGAACGGCAAATTTCAATAGAACTTGGCTTTGCGCCATTATATGAGGATGAGGAACTGCAAATTTCCGTTGTGGATGTACCGGGACATGAGCGCTTCATCCGGCAGATGATTGCGGGAGTAGCAGGAATTGACCTAGTAGTACTGGTGGTTGCAGCAGATGAAGGTGTCATGCCACAAACAAGGGAGCATCTTGATATTCTTGGATTTCTCGGAATTCGTTCCGGCATAATTGCGATTACAAAGATTGACCGCGTTGAAGAGGAATTCGTTGAACTTGTGAAGGATGATATTTTAGGTGAACTTGAAGGGACGGTGTTTGAGAATGCGCCGTTCATGATGGTCGATAGTCTATCTAAAAAAGGTATCCATGAATTAAAAGAATTGATAATAGAAATGCTGAAAGAGCAAGAAATGCGTGATGCCAAGGGAGCCTTCCGTCTGCCGATAGATCAGGTATTTACTGTCAAGGGACAAGGTACTGTAGTACGAGGTACTGTTTACGAAGGTACAGTCGAAGAGGGACAGCTGTTGAAGGTAATGCCGTCCGGACTTGAAGTAAGAGCACGTCAGCTGCAGGTGCATCATCAGTCAGCAAAGGCGGCTTTTGCAGGCCAGAGGGCAGCCATCAATCTATCAGGTGTTTCGAAGGATGATCTTGAACGCGGTGAAGTCCTTGTTTCATCGGAACATTTTATCGTTACGAATACGATTGATGTCGCAATCAGGGTTGTCGAGGACCTCGAGCATTTAGTAAAACAAAGGACACCAATTAAGTGTCATATTGGTACCGCGGAAGTAATGGGCCGGATTGTCTTTTTTGACCGGAATGAACTTAAAGAAGACAACGGAGAAATTCTTTGCCAGCTCCGTCTGGATGAAAAAATAGTCACGAAGCGTGGGGACCGGTTCATCGTACGACGGCCAAGTCCGCAGGAAACAATTGGCGGGGGTTGGGTAATTGATCCGCGCGGCAATAAATATCGTTTTGGCAAGCAAACTATTGAAGAGCTCGAGAAAAAGAAGGCAGGCACACCAATTGAACGAATTAATGCCGCATTATATGAAGCAAAAAGTTTATCTGTCGAAGACCTGATAAAGCGAACTGCTCTTGATGAAGGATCGATACTGGCCAATCTGAATGATGATCAATTCGTCCAGATTTCCAATAAGGAATACGCTCTTTCAGCGGTTGTCGAAGTCATTGAAGAAGATATCAAGGACCGGCTGGAAGATTTCCATCAAGAAAACTCAATGAGAACTGGGATGAACAAAGCGGAATTACTTCAGTCTCTGCAAAAATCATTTTCTAAAATTTTGCTTGAATTCATTATCGATAATGGCATCAACAAAGGCTTATTTTGCAGGAAAGAACAGTATATTTACCTGGCGAGCTTTGTGCCGAATGTCCCGAAAAACTGGGTGAAGCGGACAGAGAATATGCTTAATGAACTTAAGGCAGATGGCATGAAGGTTGCTTATCTGAATGATTATATAAAAAATGCTGGCATCCCGGACTCCATTGCGGTTGAATTGAGACGATTCCTTGAAGATCAGGGTGAGATTGTCATGCTTGATGATCAATATGCCTGGTATGGAACTCATTTTGCCGATGCGGTTGAGAGGCTAAGAAACCATACAGGGGATGAGTTTGAAGTTCCCCAGGCTAAGGAAGCAGTGGAGTTATCAAGGAAATATATGATTCCGTTCCTGGAGCGTCTTGATTCACTCGGGTACACAAGAAGAGTAGAGAATAAGAGGGTTTGGCGGAAATAA
- a CDS encoding thioredoxin produces MRDFPKIETRLVNAGKVEEIAGFLMAFTVPVLVLYADGREYLREARIVQVEKLRDDITKIYEGFFGE; encoded by the coding sequence ATGAGAGATTTCCCGAAAATCGAAACCCGGTTAGTAAATGCGGGAAAGGTCGAAGAAATCGCAGGATTCTTAATGGCATTCACTGTTCCCGTCCTTGTCCTATATGCAGATGGACGTGAATATTTAAGGGAAGCCCGGATTGTCCAGGTTGAAAAGTTAAGGGATGATATCACTAAAATATACGAAGGTTTTTTCGGGGAATGA
- a CDS encoding class I SAM-dependent methyltransferase, with protein MGNPWNERFGSEQYVYGEEPNLFIKSQVHRLDKGRKVVCFAEGEGRNAVYLAKQGLDVTAYDYAPNGLKKTEALAESNGVKIKTEQKDLIHDLVPNAEFDAAIMVFCHFAKQDQKTVFDKLVSAVRPGGIVMLEVYSEDQVQYGTGGLKTVDMLYDPANLLQWLKGYKTLHFFYGEQERIEGQLHTGTGHVIQVILEK; from the coding sequence ATGGGCAATCCATGGAATGAACGTTTTGGGTCTGAACAATATGTATACGGTGAGGAACCGAACCTATTTATAAAAAGCCAGGTACATAGGCTGGACAAGGGGAGAAAAGTTGTATGTTTCGCGGAAGGAGAAGGCAGGAATGCTGTATACCTTGCGAAACAAGGTCTTGATGTGACAGCTTACGACTATGCGCCGAATGGGTTGAAGAAAACTGAAGCGCTGGCTGAAAGCAATGGAGTGAAAATCAAGACTGAACAGAAGGACCTAATCCATGATCTAGTACCAAATGCCGAATTCGACGCAGCGATCATGGTTTTCTGCCATTTTGCTAAACAAGACCAAAAGACTGTATTTGATAAATTAGTATCGGCTGTAAGACCAGGTGGCATAGTGATGCTTGAAGTATATTCAGAGGACCAGGTCCAATATGGAACAGGCGGGCTAAAAACAGTGGATATGCTTTACGATCCAGCAAACTTGTTACAATGGCTGAAAGGTTATAAAACATTGCATTTCTTCTACGGAGAACAGGAACGAATTGAAGGTCAATTGCATACCGGGACCGGTCATGTGATCCAGGTAATTTTAGAAAAATAA
- a CDS encoding class I SAM-dependent methyltransferase produces the protein MKETIHSYEDLLRMLDHLLKQESDFDWDQFYSDRARKIPFFKNYPDENLVEYIETKKINTGKVLELGCGPGRNAIYLARNDFNVDAVDQSTEGLEWARERAKEQNVQVDFIQSNIFDFAIAEGTYDLVYDSGCFHHIPPHRRMSYIELVKRALKPGGFFALTCFVLGGELGGAAISDWEVYRGRSMRGGLGFTDEKLKEIFHDFKAVEIRKMKDMGPESSEFGTSALLAALFKKETME, from the coding sequence ATGAAAGAAACAATCCATAGTTATGAGGATTTATTAAGAATGTTGGATCATCTTTTGAAACAAGAAAGTGATTTCGATTGGGATCAATTTTACTCTGATCGAGCAAGGAAAATTCCTTTTTTTAAAAATTATCCCGATGAGAACTTGGTGGAATATATTGAAACGAAGAAAATTAATACGGGTAAAGTGTTGGAATTAGGCTGTGGACCTGGAAGGAATGCTATTTATTTGGCTAGGAATGACTTTAATGTTGATGCTGTCGACCAATCAACAGAAGGGCTGGAGTGGGCTAGAGAAAGGGCAAAGGAACAAAATGTACAAGTGGATTTTATTCAAAGCAATATTTTTGATTTCGCTATTGCAGAAGGTACATATGATCTTGTCTATGATTCTGGCTGCTTTCATCATATCCCTCCTCATAGGAGAATGAGTTATATTGAGCTGGTAAAGAGAGCTTTAAAGCCTGGTGGTTTCTTCGCGCTAACCTGTTTTGTTCTGGGAGGAGAGCTTGGCGGAGCCGCTATTTCCGATTGGGAGGTCTATAGAGGTAGAAGCATGAGAGGCGGTTTAGGTTTTACGGATGAAAAACTCAAGGAGATTTTTCACGACTTTAAAGCAGTTGAAATCCGAAAAATGAAGGACATGGGACCAGAATCTTCCGAATTTGGAACATCTGCACTTTTAGCTGCATTATTCAAAAAAGAAACTATGGAGTGA
- a CDS encoding NUDIX hydrolase has translation MGYIRELRKLVGHRPLILPGAVVLVFNNKGQLLLQHRSDGGWGLPGGLMELGESLEETARREVKEETGLDIGELKLEGVVSGAEYYLKVANGDELYSVTTVYSTNEYVGELEIDELESIDLQFFSLDQLPEDLQKSYMDYIKHYLQNYAIE, from the coding sequence TTGGGATATATCAGAGAGTTAAGAAAACTAGTGGGCCACAGGCCGCTTATTTTGCCAGGAGCTGTTGTGCTTGTTTTTAACAATAAAGGTCAATTACTTCTTCAGCATAGAAGTGACGGCGGCTGGGGTCTTCCAGGAGGATTGATGGAACTAGGAGAGAGCCTCGAAGAAACTGCAAGAAGAGAAGTAAAAGAAGAAACGGGACTCGACATTGGAGAACTGAAGCTTGAGGGCGTAGTATCAGGTGCAGAATATTATTTAAAGGTAGCCAATGGCGACGAACTCTACTCAGTGACTACAGTCTATTCCACAAATGAATATGTCGGGGAACTAGAGATAGATGAACTTGAATCAATCGATCTTCAATTCTTTAGCTTGGATCAATTGCCTGAAGACTTGCAAAAAAGTTACATGGATTATATAAAACATTATCTTCAAAATTACGCCATAGAATAG
- a CDS encoding HIT family protein gives MIADQRWEDFYCDEVLSGKTPVEKVFETEQTLAFYHTRPYYEVHIIVIPKKHILSFLTVSSEENEILIDVLQVVKQIASKLEKDYGACTISTNIGNYQSNKHMHWHVHFGARVRDEQGRLLHDHEKNNGS, from the coding sequence ATGATCGCTGACCAAAGATGGGAAGATTTCTATTGTGATGAAGTATTATCAGGTAAAACCCCGGTTGAAAAAGTATTTGAAACGGAGCAGACTCTCGCGTTTTATCACACCCGGCCATATTATGAGGTACATATTATAGTCATTCCCAAAAAACATATTTTATCCTTTTTAACAGTATCCAGTGAGGAAAATGAAATTTTGATTGATGTGCTTCAAGTTGTGAAGCAGATTGCCTCTAAGCTTGAAAAGGATTATGGGGCCTGCACGATTTCGACTAACATTGGAAACTACCAAAGCAATAAGCATATGCACTGGCATGTCCATTTTGGTGCAAGGGTTCGTGACGAACAAGGACGGTTGCTTCATGATCACGAAAAAAATAATGGCTCATAA
- a CDS encoding OsmC family protein, producing MVGTLSGALEARKIPTSPDKVMAKVQGTIEAPEGVLKITKISCHYELKVPAGKSEAAERALNVFEKGCPVAQTLKGCIQFTHTWEIEEY from the coding sequence CTGGTCGGAACCCTATCTGGCGCGCTGGAGGCGCGTAAAATACCAACTTCACCTGATAAAGTCATGGCTAAAGTCCAAGGAACTATTGAAGCACCTGAAGGAGTATTAAAAATTACCAAAATAAGCTGTCACTACGAGCTGAAGGTCCCGGCGGGGAAAAGCGAAGCAGCTGAAAGAGCATTGAATGTATTTGAAAAAGGATGCCCGGTTGCACAAACATTAAAGGGCTGTATTCAGTTCACACATACCTGGGAGATCGAAGAATACTAG
- a CDS encoding RNA polymerase sigma factor, whose product MGEINDKFKEQQIMEWYEIYYKDIYRFIFYMMGDRQCCEDLVHDTFLRAFTSFEKFENRTNVKTWLFSIAKHLVIDEIRKRKRKRIFSLFANDPEIQSPFNIEQYIEHRETIERTLEAIQQLKPDYRLVITLKKVEECSTKEISEILGWSESKTRKTLSRGLAALKKMDVLEGSEYFEKTF is encoded by the coding sequence GTGGGGGAAATAAACGATAAATTTAAGGAACAGCAGATCATGGAATGGTATGAGATCTATTATAAAGATATTTACCGGTTTATTTTTTACATGATGGGAGACCGCCAATGCTGCGAGGATTTGGTACATGACACTTTTTTGCGTGCCTTTACGTCCTTTGAGAAATTCGAAAATAGAACGAATGTGAAAACCTGGCTTTTTAGTATAGCAAAGCATCTCGTAATAGATGAAATACGCAAGAGAAAAAGAAAGAGGATTTTTTCCTTATTTGCTAATGACCCTGAGATCCAGTCACCTTTTAACATTGAACAGTATATTGAACACAGAGAAACAATAGAGAGAACACTGGAAGCAATCCAGCAGCTTAAACCGGACTACCGGCTTGTGATTACTTTGAAAAAGGTTGAAGAGTGTTCCACTAAGGAAATCTCCGAAATCCTGGGTTGGTCGGAATCAAAAACCAGAAAGACTTTGTCAAGGGGATTAGCTGCATTAAAGAAAATGGATGTATTGGAAGGGAGCGAATACTTTGAAAAAACCTTCTGA
- a CDS encoding GNAT family N-acetyltransferase translates to MIDIVRVKQEDEAILHNLVQFYIYEFTVFQNFKLEENGSFAPFDLKPYWSEADLHAYFILHNGELAGFAMVESGDPNVILEFFIMRKFYRRGFGKIAAFKLFDQFPGKWSITQVEKNEPARNFWRKVIGDYTSGNYVETFDDYNRSIQEFNTGLKVK, encoded by the coding sequence GTGATTGATATAGTGCGAGTAAAACAAGAGGATGAAGCAATTCTTCACAATTTAGTTCAATTTTATATTTATGAATTTACGGTCTTTCAGAATTTCAAGCTTGAAGAGAATGGAAGTTTTGCACCGTTTGATTTGAAGCCATATTGGTCTGAAGCAGATTTACACGCTTATTTTATACTCCACAATGGGGAGCTGGCAGGGTTTGCAATGGTCGAAAGCGGTGACCCAAATGTCATCCTTGAGTTTTTTATAATGAGGAAATTTTACAGGAGAGGATTCGGCAAAATTGCTGCATTTAAGCTGTTTGATCAATTCCCTGGAAAATGGAGTATCACCCAGGTAGAGAAAAATGAACCAGCAAGGAACTTCTGGCGGAAAGTGATAGGCGATTATACCAGCGGCAACTATGTGGAAACGTTTGATGATTACAATCGATCCATCCAAGAATTCAACACAGGATTAAAAGTTAAATAG
- the argS gene encoding arginine--tRNA ligase has translation MEFIKLYSELLAAELDGHLTCNEIERLIEKPKFLHQGDMAFPCFQLAKMMRKPPVAIAKDVSSRLQNQIDGSFNRFEAAGGYINAYLNKACVAKELLHEIRQKKNHYGDLDLGESQTVTIDLSSPNIAKPFSMGHLRSTVIGNSLSLIYEKSGYKTVKINHLGDWGTQFGKLITAYKLWGNEEKVKAEPIQALLALYVRFHETAESQPQLEQEGRDWFRRLENGDAEALRLWKWFKDESLKEFKKIYNLLGIEFDSYAGEAFYNNKMETIVEMLRENGLLEDSDGAQVVKLNDYGLPPCLIKKSDGATLYATRDLAAAKYRFEEYSFVKSLYVVGNEQSLHFKQLKAVLAKSDLPWETGITHVPFGMMLKDGKKMSTRKGKVVLLEHVLQDSIQLAEKNIEDKNPSLANKKDIAVMVGTGAVVFHDLKNFRMNDIEFSLEEMLKVEGETVPYVQYTNARAQSLLRKGSYKAGNGEVNLAADDEWPVINELRGFPDTIMRAVEKNDPSLIAKYVLNLSQAFNKYYGEVRILGDDAEKDGWLILVHAVSVVLQEGLRLLGIKAPLEM, from the coding sequence ATGGAATTTATCAAGCTGTATTCAGAATTGCTTGCTGCCGAGCTAGATGGGCATCTTACTTGTAATGAAATAGAGAGGTTAATTGAGAAACCAAAATTTTTGCACCAAGGTGACATGGCTTTTCCATGTTTTCAACTGGCGAAAATGATGCGAAAACCACCAGTTGCAATTGCCAAAGATGTAAGTTCACGATTGCAAAACCAGATCGATGGCTCATTTAATCGATTTGAAGCAGCTGGCGGATATATAAATGCATACTTAAATAAGGCATGCGTCGCTAAAGAACTTTTACATGAAATACGGCAAAAAAAGAATCACTATGGAGACCTTGACCTTGGTGAAAGTCAGACTGTAACAATTGACCTTTCCTCGCCAAATATCGCTAAACCATTTTCAATGGGCCATCTGCGTTCAACCGTTATCGGGAATTCACTTTCGCTTATTTATGAAAAATCAGGTTACAAAACAGTTAAAATCAATCATCTAGGTGACTGGGGAACTCAATTTGGCAAACTCATCACGGCATACAAGCTTTGGGGCAATGAGGAAAAAGTGAAGGCTGAACCGATTCAGGCACTGCTCGCGCTGTATGTAAGATTTCATGAAACCGCAGAAAGTCAGCCACAGCTTGAACAAGAGGGCCGAGACTGGTTCAGGCGGCTGGAAAATGGGGATGCCGAAGCACTTAGACTTTGGAAGTGGTTTAAGGACGAATCGTTGAAGGAGTTTAAGAAAATATACAATCTGTTGGGAATTGAGTTTGATTCATATGCTGGGGAAGCTTTCTATAATAATAAGATGGAAACAATTGTGGAAATGCTGCGAGAAAATGGACTGCTTGAAGACTCTGATGGGGCACAAGTAGTCAAATTGAATGACTATGGACTTCCTCCTTGTCTAATAAAAAAATCGGATGGCGCTACTTTGTACGCAACCCGGGACTTAGCTGCAGCCAAGTACAGATTCGAAGAGTATTCTTTTGTAAAGTCTTTATACGTGGTTGGCAACGAGCAAAGTCTGCACTTTAAACAACTGAAAGCAGTGCTTGCAAAATCGGACCTTCCATGGGAGACCGGCATTACTCATGTTCCATTTGGCATGATGTTAAAGGACGGCAAAAAAATGTCCACAAGAAAAGGCAAGGTTGTCTTACTCGAACATGTGCTCCAAGATTCCATTCAGTTGGCCGAAAAGAATATTGAGGATAAAAATCCTTCTTTGGCAAATAAAAAAGATATTGCTGTGATGGTCGGTACAGGTGCGGTTGTTTTTCATGATCTAAAAAATTTCCGTATGAATGATATTGAGTTTTCCCTTGAAGAGATGCTAAAAGTCGAAGGCGAAACAGTCCCATATGTTCAATATACAAATGCCCGGGCACAGTCTTTGCTGAGGAAGGGGTCATATAAAGCTGGCAATGGGGAAGTCAATTTGGCTGCTGATGATGAATGGCCTGTGATAAATGAGCTTCGAGGATTTCCGGATACAATCATGAGAGCGGTCGAGAAAAATGATCCATCCCTCATTGCTAAATATGTTCTAAACCTGTCCCAGGCTTTTAATAAATACTACGGAGAGGTCCGGATTCTTGGAGATGATGCAGAAAAAGATGGCTGGCTTATATTGGTTCATGCCGTTAGCGTTGTTCTTCAAGAAGGACTTAGATTGCTTGGAATTAAAGCACCATTGGAAATGTAA
- a CDS encoding HesB/YadR/YfhF family protein, with the protein MTIKIDQNAFKWFEQEFDTPKPFHIRLYPQYAGFGVKNKGYSLAFSLEAPAIAAEQQEIDGITFFVESNDTWFFDETDVELKLSDTSGEIFAKYIELN; encoded by the coding sequence ATGACAATCAAGATTGATCAAAACGCATTCAAATGGTTTGAACAGGAATTTGATACACCAAAACCGTTTCACATCCGCCTTTATCCTCAATATGCCGGGTTTGGTGTTAAGAACAAAGGCTATAGCCTAGCATTCTCACTAGAAGCACCTGCTATTGCCGCTGAACAGCAAGAGATTGATGGCATAACCTTTTTTGTGGAGTCGAATGATACATGGTTTTTTGACGAGACAGATGTAGAATTAAAGTTAAGCGACACCTCTGGAGAAATTTTCGCTAAATATATTGAACTTAATTGA
- a CDS encoding TIGR04053 family radical SAM/SPASM domain-containing protein: protein MKMHGHGRIQPAGGHPAAIDFNENPYIVIWEVTRACQLKCLHCRADAQNKPDPMELTAEEGKNLIDQIYDMGNPMLVFTGGDCMMREDLFDLAEYAISKGMRVSMTPSATDNVTKENMQRAKEVGLSRWAFSLDGPSPEIHDHFRGTPGSFDLTIEKVKYLNDLNMPLQLNTVISRYNYEHLEQMVELMKELKVVMWYIFLLVPTGRGQRDACLTPAEHEKVFRWLYELSKTAPYDIKTTAAQHYRRVVFQQKTRENRVNKKEGIRYADTLTKDMASMIDGLKRAPKGVNDGNGFLFVSHTGDVMPSGLLPLVGGNVREKPLAEIYRNSPIFKELRSPDKYKGKCGICEFRFVCGGSRSRSYAVTGDYMESEPFCVYIPETMRKKETMV, encoded by the coding sequence ATGAAAATGCACGGACATGGACGTATTCAACCTGCGGGAGGACATCCTGCTGCTATTGACTTTAATGAAAATCCGTATATCGTTATCTGGGAAGTAACAAGGGCTTGCCAGCTTAAATGCTTGCATTGCAGAGCAGATGCTCAGAATAAGCCTGACCCAATGGAACTGACAGCTGAAGAAGGCAAAAATCTAATCGATCAGATTTATGACATGGGAAATCCTATGCTTGTATTTACTGGTGGGGACTGTATGATGCGAGAAGATCTCTTTGACCTTGCGGAATATGCAATTAGTAAAGGGATGCGCGTTTCAATGACCCCTAGCGCCACAGATAATGTAACGAAAGAAAACATGCAAAGAGCTAAGGAAGTCGGACTTTCAAGATGGGCTTTCAGCCTTGATGGTCCTTCTCCTGAAATCCATGACCATTTTCGAGGCACTCCTGGATCGTTTGACCTTACAATTGAAAAAGTAAAATACCTGAATGATCTAAATATGCCTTTGCAGCTTAATACGGTAATTTCCCGCTACAATTATGAACATCTTGAACAGATGGTCGAATTGATGAAAGAACTCAAGGTAGTCATGTGGTACATTTTCCTGCTTGTACCTACAGGTCGGGGACAACGGGATGCTTGTCTTACTCCAGCAGAACACGAAAAGGTATTCAGATGGCTTTATGAGTTAAGCAAAACCGCTCCATACGATATTAAAACGACTGCCGCTCAACATTATAGACGTGTAGTTTTCCAGCAAAAAACACGGGAAAATAGGGTCAATAAGAAAGAAGGCATTCGTTATGCAGACACCCTGACTAAAGATATGGCTTCTATGATTGATGGGTTGAAGCGAGCCCCTAAAGGAGTAAATGACGGGAACGGATTTTTGTTTGTTTCACATACTGGTGATGTCATGCCTTCAGGGCTACTGCCTCTTGTAGGAGGGAACGTCCGCGAAAAGCCATTGGCTGAAATATATCGAAACTCGCCTATTTTTAAAGAATTGCGAAGTCCTGATAAATATAAAGGCAAGTGTGGAATATGTGAATTTCGCTTTGTCTGCGGTGGTTCACGCTCCAGAAGCTACGCAGTGACTGGTGACTACATGGAAAGCGAGCCATTTTGTGTCTATATTCCAGAAACAATGCGAAAAAAAGAAACAATGGTGTAG